The DNA window GGTCGGGTCGTCGGAGACCTCGGCGATCAGCTATCACGACGTGCGCGCCGCGACGCCCCGGTCGCCGGGGAATCTGCCGGCCGGGATTCCCGCGCCGCACAAGATCATCACGATCGACGACGACGGACGGGTCCTGGTGTCGTCGCGTCACCTCGCTCTCGGCTACCTCGACCCCGCCGCGGATGCCGGGCGCTTCATCCGCGACGCCGACGGTCTCACCACCTTCCGTACCGGTGATCGTGGCGCGTGGGAGGGCCCCGGTCTAATTTTGCACGGCCGGATGGACGATGCGGTCAAGGTCCGCGGTTATCTGGTTGAGCCGTCGGAGATCCGCGAGGCCCTGCTGCGTTCCGGTGATCTCGCCGACGCGGCGGTCATCACCCGCGTGTCCGATTCGGGTGCAACCGAACTCGTTGCCTATGTGGTGCCGGACGGACGGGTCCGCACCCCACCGACATCGGTGATCCGCGCGCGCCTGCGTGCGAGTCTGCCCAGCTGGATGGTGCCCGCCCACATCGTGGAGTTGACCGCGCTCCCCCGTACCGGGCGAGGCAAACTCGACCGGGATGCGCTGCCCGACCCTCCGGCGCGCCGGCCGCAACCGCCCGTCGATGCCTTGGAGAGCGCGCTCGCCGAGGTGTGGGCGTCGGCGCTGCGACTGGATTCGGTGGGACGCAACGAGAATGTGTACGCGCTCGGCGCCGACTCGCTCACCGTCGCCCAGATCCTGGCCGACGTCACCCGGTCCACCGGTGTGCGCCTCACCGAGGCGGAAGCGGCCGCCGCACCCACCGTCGCCGAGATGGCGGCCACCATCGAGAGCAGGAGGGTCCGCGCACAGCGCGCGCGCCTGTCCCCGACAACGGTAAGACTCCATGATGGGGCGAAACTCAGTGGTGGCGAGGGTGTTCCGGTGTTCTGCTTCACCGGGGCCGGCGCCTCGGCGTTGACCTTTGTGCCCTTTGCCCACCAGATGGCGGGCACCGCGGGCATCGGCGCCATCCACGCGTTCACTCCCAACGGGCTGGACAATCGCGGACTCCCCGACTGGACGGTGGCCGCGGCCGCCCGCCGTCATCTGCGCGATCTGCGACGCATCGCGCCGAACGGCCCGTACGTCCTCGTCGGGCATTCACTCGGTGGTTTCATCGCCCTCGAAGCCGCCCGCCGGCTGCGTGCCGACGGCGGCGACGTCCGGCTCGTCGTCGCGGTGGACACCTTTGTGCCCGCACGCATCCGAGGGGAGGTGCGCCGCACCGACCCGGCGGTCACCATGACCCCGGAACGCCCGCCGCTGCCCCGACGCGAACTCTGGCGACGACGCCTGCTGGTCCCGTTCGCCGGTCTCTACCGCTCACCCGCCCGGGCCGCGCAGGCCATGGAGGAGATCGGTGTGCGGGTGGGCCGGTTGCACCGGCCGAAGCCTTACGACGGTCCAGTGCTCCTCGTGCAGGGCAGTGACAACGTCGACGACCCCCACTTCTGGGAGACCACCATCGCCCGAGGCGAATTCACCGTCGCCCGAGTCGATTCCGATCACGTCTCCATCGTGCGCGAACCCCACATCAACGAGGTGGTATCCCTCATCCGCGACCACCTGCATCCACTCGCCGGTTGAGCCGACTCGAGCCACCCCCATGGCCGAGCGAGCCACCCACCCCCGGGCTCACGGCCGGACGGTCGCCACCACACCCCGGTGGTCGGAGCCGGGAAGATCGACGGCGACGAAGCTCGTCGGGACCGGGCCCGCGCGGGTGAGCACACGATCGAGGGCGAGCATCGGGGAAATGGTCCGGTCGGCCGGATAGGTCGCGACGATGCCGGTGCCGAGATGCTCTGCGGCATCGGTGAGTTGCGGAGATCCCGGACTCGACGATCCGGACAGCAGATCACGGAACCTGCGGTGATCGTAGGTCGAATTGAAATCGGCACCGATGATCAGCGGCAATTGTTCGGCGCGTAGAGCACCGGCGAGACGCCGAAGTTCCAGATCCCATTTCCAGGCGGGCTCCGGGTACGGCGGGATCGGGTGCAGGACGTAGAGCGCGCGACGTCCCACACCCGGAACATCGGCCACCGCACGCAGATTCGCATGCTCCATCCCGGCGAGCGCGTGCCGATCCGTCAGCGGGAAACGCGAATAGATGCCGGCGCCGCTGCCACCGTCCCGCGGATCGAGGTAGACGAACGGCAGCCGGGCACGCAGACCTGAGCGGTCGATCCGGCCGACGGCGTCCGGGGTCAGTTCGACGACGGTCAGCACATCGATCCGGCGGTCGGCGACCGTGCGGGCCAGATCGGCGGTATCCGCCTGTCCGAGATAGATGTTGGCCTGCATGACACGTAGATCGGAATCGGCCACCACCTCGTCGGCTCCCACGAACAGGGGGAGCTGGGTGGCGATCCCCGCCA is part of the Gordonia bronchialis DSM 43247 genome and encodes:
- a CDS encoding alpha/beta fold hydrolase; amino-acid sequence: MRAATPRSPGNLPAGIPAPHKIITIDDDGRVLVSSRHLALGYLDPAADAGRFIRDADGLTTFRTGDRGAWEGPGLILHGRMDDAVKVRGYLVEPSEIREALLRSGDLADAAVITRVSDSGATELVAYVVPDGRVRTPPTSVIRARLRASLPSWMVPAHIVELTALPRTGRGKLDRDALPDPPARRPQPPVDALESALAEVWASALRLDSVGRNENVYALGADSLTVAQILADVTRSTGVRLTEAEAAAAPTVAEMAATIESRRVRAQRARLSPTTVRLHDGAKLSGGEGVPVFCFTGAGASALTFVPFAHQMAGTAGIGAIHAFTPNGLDNRGLPDWTVAAAARRHLRDLRRIAPNGPYVLVGHSLGGFIALEAARRLRADGGDVRLVVAVDTFVPARIRGEVRRTDPAVTMTPERPPLPRRELWRRRLLVPFAGLYRSPARAAQAMEEIGVRVGRLHRPKPYDGPVLLVQGSDNVDDPHFWETTIARGEFTVARVDSDHVSIVREPHINEVVSLIRDHLHPLAG
- a CDS encoding endonuclease/exonuclease/phosphatase family protein, which produces MVRTVVMLGGWGLVGAGILGVVAHVSGLVSSTLSRLASFTPVFVLGAMVGLVVLGAARRVYSAAVALVVVVAGIATQLPLFVGADEVVADSDLRVMQANIYLGQADTADLARTVADRRIDVLTVVELTPDAVGRIDRSGLRARLPFVYLDPRDGGSGAGIYSRFPLTDRHALAGMEHANLRAVADVPGVGRRALYVLHPIPPYPEPAWKWDLELRRLAGALRAEQLPLIIGADFNSTYDHRRFRDLLSGSSSPGSPQLTDAAEHLGTGIVATYPADRTISPMLALDRVLTRAGPVPTSFVAVDLPGSDHRGVVATVRP